A genomic region of Pontibaca methylaminivorans contains the following coding sequences:
- a CDS encoding heavy metal translocating P-type ATPase, which yields MLTPILTTLRQPTSRRKWLTIISGALIVLGLIALYGFGLRGLWAASMLAAAFVAGSDIAWRAFHALRIRHFSIELLVTVAAIGALFIGEYWESAAVTFLFSFGAWLEARTLRQTRGALADLLKAAPEVATVIRDGQPVEIAASAVQPNEIVLVRAGNRIPVDGEVTFGNAAVSEAAITGEPIPAEKAPGSHVHAGTITENGVLHIRATGIGADTTLARIIRRVEEAQEERAPSQRMIERFAQWYTPGIMVLALGAWAMTQDIRLALTLLVVACPGALVISTPVSIVAGIGRAARSGILIKGGQHLESAGRIDMLALDKTGTLTEGRPSLVEVLPLAGVDRAELLHWTAIAESGSDHPLGRPIVAAGRAEGDIPAPEAVEEVAGMGLMVNHQGRQVAAGNRRLFDKLGIAFDPEAEAALAGVLGRGRTPIIVALDGQIAGIFGLSDQPRPSAKGAIARLRDIGVSRIAMLTGDQPQAARAIATEIGIDEVHAGLLPEDKLDLIRRFQAEGRHVAMIGDGINDAPALAAADTSIAMGAAGSDVAIETADIALMADDLEKLPEAMAISRATLRNMRQNLVIALLTVAGLLFGVFNGDVHMAEGMLIHQLSVLVVIANAMRLLRVPRGPGGRRAAQASMPATA from the coding sequence ATGTTGACCCCCATCCTGACAACTCTTCGCCAGCCGACCAGCCGGCGCAAATGGCTGACGATCATCAGTGGCGCGCTGATCGTGCTTGGCCTGATCGCCCTTTACGGGTTCGGCCTGCGCGGGCTCTGGGCGGCATCAATGCTGGCGGCGGCCTTTGTTGCCGGTTCTGACATCGCCTGGCGGGCGTTCCACGCGCTGCGCATTCGCCATTTCTCGATCGAGTTGCTGGTGACCGTTGCGGCTATCGGCGCACTGTTCATCGGCGAATATTGGGAATCCGCCGCCGTCACCTTCCTGTTCAGCTTCGGCGCCTGGCTTGAGGCCCGCACCTTGCGCCAGACCCGTGGCGCGCTGGCCGATCTGCTGAAGGCCGCGCCCGAGGTCGCCACCGTGATCCGCGACGGCCAGCCGGTCGAGATCGCCGCCAGTGCCGTCCAGCCGAATGAGATCGTGCTGGTGCGCGCCGGAAACCGCATCCCCGTTGATGGCGAGGTGACCTTTGGCAATGCCGCTGTTTCCGAGGCGGCCATCACGGGTGAGCCGATTCCGGCCGAAAAGGCCCCCGGTTCCCATGTCCATGCCGGCACCATCACTGAGAACGGGGTGCTGCATATCCGCGCCACGGGCATTGGTGCGGACACCACGCTGGCCCGTATCATCCGCCGCGTCGAAGAGGCGCAGGAGGAGCGCGCCCCCAGCCAGCGCATGATCGAGCGTTTCGCGCAATGGTATACGCCCGGCATCATGGTGCTGGCACTTGGTGCCTGGGCGATGACGCAGGATATTCGGCTGGCGCTGACGCTGCTGGTCGTGGCCTGCCCCGGCGCGCTGGTGATCTCGACCCCGGTCTCCATCGTCGCCGGTATCGGGCGGGCGGCGCGGTCGGGCATTCTGATCAAGGGCGGACAGCATCTGGAAAGCGCGGGTCGCATCGACATGCTGGCGCTGGACAAGACCGGGACGCTCACCGAGGGCCGCCCGAGCCTCGTCGAGGTGCTGCCGCTGGCCGGTGTGGACCGCGCCGAACTGCTGCATTGGACCGCCATCGCCGAATCCGGCTCGGATCACCCCTTGGGCCGGCCCATCGTCGCCGCTGGCCGTGCTGAGGGTGACATTCCGGCCCCCGAGGCGGTCGAGGAAGTGGCCGGCATGGGCCTGATGGTCAACCATCAAGGCCGGCAGGTCGCGGCCGGCAACCGGCGGTTGTTCGACAAGCTGGGCATCGCGTTCGACCCCGAGGCCGAGGCCGCGCTGGCCGGGGTTCTCGGGCGCGGGCGCACGCCGATCATCGTGGCGTTGGACGGGCAGATCGCGGGCATCTTCGGGCTTTCCGACCAGCCCCGCCCCTCGGCCAAGGGCGCAATCGCCCGGCTGCGCGACATCGGGGTCAGCCGCATCGCCATGCTGACCGGCGATCAGCCGCAGGCCGCCCGCGCCATCGCCACCGAAATCGGCATCGACGAGGTTCATGCCGGCCTGCTGCCCGAGGACAAGCTGGACCTGATCCGCCGGTTTCAGGCCGAGGGCCGCCATGTCGCCATGATCGGTGACGGCATTAACGACGCCCCCGCACTGGCGGCCGCCGATACCAGCATCGCCATGGGGGCGGCGGGGTCCGACGTGGCGATCGAGACCGCCGATATCGCCCTGATGGCCGACGATCTGGAGAAACTGCCCGAGGCCATGGCGATTTCCCGCGCGACGCTGCGCAATATGCGCCAGAATCTCGTCATCGCGCTGCTGACCGTGGCCGGGCTGCTGTTTGGCGTGTTCAACGGCGATGTGCATATGGCCGAGGGCATGTTGATCCATCAGCTTTCGGTGCTAGTGGTGATCGCCAACGCCATGCGCCTGCTGCGCGTCCCACGCGGCCCCGGCGGACGCCGGGCTGCGCAGGCATCGATGCCCGCGACGGCCTAG
- a CDS encoding transposase, whose protein sequence is MANKRVRPDEIVSKLRQVEVLIGQGLSRLDANRRIGVVEQTYYRFDFRKGGA, encoded by the coding sequence ATGGCAAACAAGCGGGTGAGGCCGGACGAGATTGTGTCGAAGTTGCGGCAGGTTGAGGTTTTGATAGGTCAAGGTCTGTCGCGCCTTGATGCAAACAGGCGGATCGGAGTCGTCGAGCAGACCTATTACCGCTTCGATTTCCGCAAGGGTGGCGCCTGA
- a CDS encoding LysR family transcriptional regulator: MNAQSQDWDDLRLFLAVARAGSLSGAARSLGVTHSTVFRRIGAFEARLRVRLFDRLPGGYALTQAGEEMRDSVIRIEEEITALALKVTGQDQRPTGTIRITTTDLLAVGVLPRHVAAFRAEWPEIEIEVVVADTVLDLTRREADVALRIGNPGQETLIGRRVGRLVFAAYGAADRPLGDPAEGDWIGYGSAHGPLSRNLARWWPDARQVYRTNSIIAAHAGAKAGIGLAALPCVIADCDSSLIRAAALPEDFMLDLWLLIHEDLRQTARIRLFLDFMATALAADADLLEGRCPCKTRPAQA, translated from the coding sequence ATGAATGCACAGTCGCAGGATTGGGACGATCTGCGGTTGTTTCTGGCCGTGGCGCGGGCGGGATCGCTTTCAGGGGCGGCGCGCAGCCTTGGCGTTACTCATTCCACCGTCTTTCGCCGCATCGGCGCGTTCGAGGCGCGGTTGCGGGTGCGGCTGTTCGACCGGCTGCCCGGTGGCTATGCTCTGACCCAGGCTGGCGAGGAGATGCGCGATTCCGTCATCCGCATCGAGGAAGAAATCACCGCGCTGGCGCTGAAGGTTACCGGTCAGGACCAGCGGCCCACTGGGACGATCCGCATCACCACGACCGACCTGCTGGCGGTGGGTGTGCTGCCCCGCCATGTCGCCGCCTTCCGCGCCGAATGGCCCGAGATCGAGATCGAGGTGGTGGTGGCGGATACGGTGCTGGACCTGACTCGGCGCGAGGCGGACGTGGCCCTGCGCATCGGCAATCCGGGACAGGAGACGCTGATCGGGCGGCGGGTCGGGCGGTTGGTCTTTGCCGCCTATGGTGCGGCGGACCGGCCGCTGGGCGATCCTGCCGAGGGTGACTGGATCGGCTATGGCTCTGCGCATGGCCCGCTCAGCCGCAATCTGGCCCGCTGGTGGCCGGATGCGCGACAGGTTTACCGGACAAACTCGATCATCGCCGCCCATGCCGGTGCGAAGGCGGGGATCGGACTTGCCGCCTTGCCTTGCGTGATCGCCGATTGCGACTCCAGCCTGATCCGCGCCGCCGCGCTGCCCGAGGACTTCATGCTGGACCTGTGGTTGCTGATTCACGAGGATCTGCGCCAAACTGCGCGTATCCGCCTGTTTCTGGACTTCATGGCAACGGCCCTGGCGGCCGATGCCGACCTGCTGGAGGGGCGCTGCCCGTGCAAGACAAGGCCGGCGCAGGCGTGA
- a CDS encoding recombinase family protein, translating to MTKPPEKSKPVRKLRCAVYTRKSSEEGLEQEFNSLHAQREACEAYIASQRSEGWVLVRDQYDDGGISGGTLERPGLKRLLEDIEDGLVDVVVVYKIDRLSRSLADFAKLVEVFDRNGVTFVSVTQSFNTTTSMGRLTLNILLSFAQFEREVTAERIRDKVAASRKKGMWMGGVPPYGYRVENRKLVIDDERATHVRWIFARFLEIGSATELAREVGARGIRTPRGNRIDKKYLYRMISNRAYLGESVHKGNSYPGEHDAIIDRETWDKVHAILQESPRKRAARTRADTPALLKGLLFGPDGAAFSHTHTRKGGKLYRYYVSQTVLKHGAGSCPVGRVPAGEIEAAVIDQLRAVFRQPEIVAGTWKAAKVQDDDITEADARTALQQLDPLWDELFPAEQARIVALLVERIDIGTDGLNVRLRVDGLGSLAREMMAGGIGEAA from the coding sequence ATGACGAAGCCGCCGGAAAAATCGAAACCCGTCCGCAAGCTGCGCTGCGCGGTCTACACCCGCAAATCCTCCGAGGAAGGGCTGGAGCAGGAATTCAACTCGCTCCACGCCCAGCGCGAGGCCTGCGAGGCGTACATCGCCAGCCAGCGCTCCGAGGGGTGGGTACTGGTTCGCGATCAATATGACGACGGCGGCATCTCCGGCGGCACGCTGGAACGCCCCGGTCTCAAGCGGCTGCTGGAAGACATCGAGGACGGGCTGGTCGATGTAGTGGTGGTCTACAAGATCGACCGGCTCAGCCGCTCGCTGGCCGACTTCGCCAAGCTGGTCGAGGTGTTCGACCGGAACGGCGTCACCTTCGTCTCGGTCACGCAGTCGTTCAACACGACGACCTCCATGGGACGGCTGACGCTGAACATCCTGCTGTCCTTCGCCCAGTTCGAGCGCGAGGTGACGGCCGAGCGGATCCGCGACAAGGTCGCCGCCAGCCGCAAGAAGGGGATGTGGATGGGCGGAGTGCCGCCCTATGGTTACCGCGTCGAGAACCGCAAGCTGGTCATCGATGACGAGCGCGCCACGCATGTGCGCTGGATCTTCGCCCGGTTCCTCGAGATCGGCTCGGCGACCGAACTGGCACGGGAGGTCGGCGCGCGTGGCATCCGCACACCGCGCGGCAATCGGATCGACAAGAAGTATCTATACCGCATGATCAGCAACCGCGCCTACCTTGGCGAGTCAGTCCACAAGGGCAACAGCTATCCCGGCGAACACGACGCGATCATCGACCGCGAGACTTGGGACAAGGTTCACGCCATCCTGCAGGAGAGCCCACGCAAGAGGGCTGCCCGGACCCGGGCCGACACTCCCGCGCTGCTGAAGGGGCTTCTCTTCGGTCCCGATGGCGCCGCCTTCTCGCATACCCATACTCGCAAGGGCGGCAAACTCTACCGCTACTACGTCAGCCAGACGGTGCTGAAGCACGGCGCCGGATCATGCCCGGTGGGCCGCGTGCCCGCGGGCGAGATCGAGGCCGCGGTCATCGACCAGCTACGCGCCGTCTTCCGCCAGCCCGAGATCGTGGCGGGGACGTGGAAGGCGGCGAAAGTGCAGGACGACGACATCACCGAGGCAGACGCCCGCACCGCCCTGCAACAGCTGGACCCGCTGTGGGACGAGTTGTTCCCCGCCGAGCAGGCGCGCATCGTGGCGCTGCTGGTTGAGCGCATAGATATCGGCACCGACGGGCTGAACGTCCGGCTCCGCGTCGACGGACTCGGCAGCCTCGCGCGCGAGATGATGGCCGGCGGTATCGGAGAAGCCGCATGA
- a CDS encoding helix-turn-helix domain-containing protein — MSYETVDRALGCEGLLPTTKLVLAMTAKFRNTKTGKCHPSQATLARACGISVSTLNRHLRVLEQRGLIKRKRRYNVRTGATLSTQYSFPDQPVSTRAEHET, encoded by the coding sequence ATGAGCTATGAAACCGTGGATCGGGCGTTGGGTTGCGAAGGCTTGCTGCCGACAACCAAACTCGTTCTGGCCATGACGGCGAAATTCCGGAACACGAAGACCGGGAAATGCCACCCCAGTCAGGCGACCCTGGCGCGCGCCTGCGGGATCTCGGTCTCGACGCTCAATCGGCATCTTCGTGTCCTCGAGCAGCGCGGTCTCATCAAACGGAAGCGACGCTACAATGTCCGCACCGGCGCCACCCTTTCGACACAATACAGCTTCCCGGATCAGCCGGTTTCGACGAGGGCGGAGCACGAAACATGA
- a CDS encoding DUF924 family protein, with product MTDSNDARQIGEVLDFWFPEGRALDIDPDRHAEHWRWRMHGGADGTIAARFGPLTERGAAGDLDHWAGTQEGRLALIVVLDQFPRSLWRGSALAYAQDPAALAQALAGLDNGDWAALGLPWFQIGFTQPLGHAEGPDHLARIDRLIALRKDIAARAPAPLRPLYASLVDQAEQVRRIIASFGRHPHRNAILGRRSTPEEEAYLEKGDFPYQRAFRE from the coding sequence ATGACCGATAGCAATGATGCCAGACAGATCGGCGAGGTTCTGGATTTCTGGTTCCCCGAGGGCCGCGCGCTGGATATCGACCCTGACCGCCATGCCGAGCACTGGCGCTGGCGGATGCATGGCGGCGCGGACGGTACGATTGCGGCGCGCTTTGGCCCGCTGACCGAACGCGGCGCGGCGGGGGACCTCGATCACTGGGCCGGGACGCAAGAGGGCCGGCTGGCGCTGATCGTGGTTCTGGACCAGTTCCCGCGCTCGCTGTGGCGGGGGAGCGCGCTTGCATATGCGCAAGACCCGGCGGCACTGGCGCAGGCGCTGGCGGGGTTGGACAACGGAGACTGGGCGGCCCTTGGCCTGCCGTGGTTCCAGATTGGCTTCACCCAGCCCCTGGGCCATGCCGAGGGGCCGGACCATCTGGCCCGCATCGACCGGCTGATTGCCCTGCGCAAGGACATCGCCGCCCGCGCGCCGGCGCCGTTGCGGCCGCTCTATGCCTCGCTCGTCGATCAAGCGGAGCAGGTGCGCCGCATCATCGCCAGCTTTGGCCGCCACCCGCACCGCAACGCCATCCTTGGCCGCAGATCGACGCCAGAGGAGGAAGCCTATCTGGAAAAGGGCGATTTCCCGTATCAGCGCGCCTTCCGTGAATGA
- a CDS encoding heavy-metal-associated domain-containing protein has product MTKTILRSDEFSCPSCVTKIEKALAATPGVTAAKVHFNTGRIEVEHDPASAPVEALVSAVRSTGYEARPAAF; this is encoded by the coding sequence ATGACCAAGACTATCCTGCGCAGCGACGAATTCTCCTGCCCCTCCTGCGTCACCAAGATCGAGAAGGCGTTGGCGGCAACTCCCGGCGTGACCGCCGCCAAGGTGCATTTCAACACCGGCCGCATCGAGGTCGAGCATGACCCCGCATCCGCCCCGGTCGAGGCCCTTGTCTCGGCGGTGAGATCCACCGGCTACGAGGCCCGCCCCGCTGCTTTCTGA
- a CDS encoding DUF2924 domain-containing protein, which produces MTMPDTIPARLAALKTISIADLKQQWRDLFDSEPPPFNRRYLENRLAYRIQELTYGGLKPETIRRLERLGEELDGGDKKKRGMRLDRDRPITGTRLLREWQGVEQIVTVTADGFEWQGRPYKSLSAIARAITGTRWNGWVFFGLKNHRGRT; this is translated from the coding sequence ATGACGATGCCCGACACCATTCCTGCGCGCCTGGCCGCGCTCAAGACCATCTCGATTGCCGATCTCAAGCAGCAGTGGCGCGATCTGTTCGACAGCGAGCCGCCCCCGTTCAACCGCCGCTACCTCGAGAACCGCCTGGCCTACCGTATCCAGGAACTGACCTATGGCGGGCTGAAACCGGAGACGATCCGGCGGCTGGAACGGCTGGGCGAGGAACTGGACGGCGGCGACAAGAAGAAGCGCGGCATGCGTCTCGACCGCGACCGCCCGATCACCGGCACGCGCCTCTTGCGCGAATGGCAGGGCGTCGAGCAGATCGTCACCGTCACGGCCGACGGCTTCGAATGGCAGGGGCGGCCGTACAAGTCGCTGTCCGCCATCGCCCGCGCCATCACCGGCACCCGCTGGAACGGCTGGGTCTTCTTCGGCCTCAAGAACCACAGGGGGCGGACATGA
- a CDS encoding DUF7146 domain-containing protein, translating into MSKARKLTEALGGKWHTNYGTAPCPVCQAERRKDQTALTLRDGHNRLLANCKKSDCDFIEILEAAGVPLKRSGYNAAPRSVQEQVPQSELEKSIAAKKLWTKSIPITGTPVETYLRDSRKISAQLPDTLRFCSNAWHGPSRQHLPAMVARIDCSSRFAVIRTYLEPDGSGKMAFPGGQQKMMLGPSAGGHVLLRSGSGLLVVAEGIETGLSLASSLVERDATIWATLTAANMKAVRLPEPPGRLIIATDGDAAGRAAGHGLSSRAIGLGWVVEMKPAPDGMDWNDVLTLRERARQSAKRNPHHEL; encoded by the coding sequence ATGAGCAAAGCAAGGAAACTGACCGAGGCATTGGGCGGCAAATGGCACACCAACTATGGAACCGCACCGTGCCCTGTCTGCCAGGCTGAACGCCGCAAGGACCAGACAGCACTGACACTGCGCGATGGCCACAACAGGCTCCTCGCAAACTGCAAGAAATCGGACTGCGACTTTATCGAAATCCTCGAGGCGGCCGGGGTCCCCCTAAAACGGAGCGGCTATAACGCAGCACCAAGATCGGTTCAGGAGCAGGTACCCCAAAGCGAACTGGAAAAATCCATCGCAGCCAAGAAGCTGTGGACCAAGAGCATACCGATCACCGGTACGCCGGTCGAGACCTATCTGCGCGACAGCCGAAAGATCTCGGCTCAATTGCCGGACACTCTGCGCTTCTGTTCGAATGCTTGGCATGGCCCCAGTCGCCAGCACTTGCCGGCGATGGTCGCGCGGATTGATTGCAGCTCGAGGTTTGCGGTGATCCGGACCTATCTCGAGCCCGACGGATCGGGCAAGATGGCGTTCCCCGGGGGGCAGCAGAAGATGATGCTCGGGCCATCCGCCGGTGGGCATGTCCTCTTGAGGTCCGGCTCCGGTCTCCTTGTCGTTGCTGAAGGCATCGAGACGGGACTTTCGCTCGCCAGTAGCCTCGTCGAACGCGACGCAACCATCTGGGCAACGCTCACCGCGGCCAACATGAAAGCCGTGCGACTTCCAGAGCCCCCGGGCCGCCTGATCATTGCAACCGACGGCGACGCGGCCGGCCGAGCAGCAGGACATGGGCTTTCATCTCGCGCCATCGGCCTCGGATGGGTCGTTGAAATGAAGCCGGCGCCAGACGGCATGGACTGGAACGATGTCCTGACCTTGAGGGAGCGGGCTCGGCAGAGTGCAAAAAGGAACCCCCACCATGAGCTATGA